GGAAGGCGTGCGCTTCCGCGACGTCGTCAGCGAAGGCAGCCTGAAAAACGGCCTGCGCCACATCGCCGCCACCGGTGGTTCCACGAACGCCCAGCTGCACGTCTGCGCGCTGGCCAAAGTGATGGGCATCAAGCTGGACATCGGCGACTTCGACGCGATTCAGAGAGACGTGCCCTGCATCGCCAAGTTCAAGCCCTCGTCGAAGTACAACATCTACGACTATTACAAAGCCGGCGGCGTCGGCGCCACGCTCAAGGCCATCGAACGCCACCTCGACCGCGCGGCGAAAATGGCCATGGGCGGCACCATGGGCGATCTGCTCGGCCGTTTCAGCCGCGCGGTCGATCCCGCGGTCATCCACAGCGAAAGCGATCCGCTCTATCCCGACGGCTGTTTCGCCGTGCTTTACGGCAACATCGCCCCCGGCGGCTGCATCGTCAAGAAGAGCGGCGTCGATCCGGAGATGTTTCATCACCGCGGCCCCGCCGTGTGCTTCGAGTCCGAGGAGGATCTGCGCCGCTGCATGATCGACAAGAGCGTCAAGCCCGGCTGCGTGCTGGTGATCAAATACGAAGGCCCCAAGGGCGGCCCCGGCATGCGCGAAATGTCCATTCCCGCCGCCATGCTCGTCGGCATGGGACTGCACAAAAGCTGCGCGATGATCACCGACGGGCGTTATTCCGGCGCCACCCGCGGCCCCTGCATCGGCCACATCACGCCCGAAGCCTGGGACGGCGGCCCCATCGCCGCGGTCCGGGACGGCGACATGATCGAGATCGACATCGAGCGGCGCAGTATCCATCTCGAAGTCAGCGACGAAGAGATCGCCCGCCGCCTCGAAAACGTCAAAAAGCCCGACCATCCCGCCAAAGGCGTGCTGGCCGCTTACCGCTCTATGGTTGAAAGCGTCAGCGAAGGTTGTTCCTGGTTATATCACCAAGGCGCAAAATAAATTTTATGAAAAAGAGGCGGTCATGAACATGAACCTGCTCCTGATTCCCGCGTTTGTTCTTCTCTTTGCTTTCCTTGCGTATAAGCGTTGGAGTCCTCTCCTTCTGGGGCCCACAGTTTCTCTTCTGTTTTGCCTTGCCATGGGAATGCCTGTACTTCAGACGATGATGGGGCCTTACATGGATTCTGTGGTCGGCTTTATTAAGAGCAACTTCTTCGTGTTCTTCCTCGGAGCTATTTTTGGTGCCATCTATGAAATGACTCACGCGGCAGCTTCCATCGCCCTATGGATGAGCCGCATGACTCGTGGCAAATATGTTCTGCCCCTGATCATGACTATTGCCGGAGTTCTCTGTTATGGGGGCGTGCTTGGTTTCGTGGTTTATTTCGCTGCGTATCCGATTGCCCTTCAACTTTGTAAGGAATCCAATACGAGTCGCAAGCTGATTCCCGCTGCTATTGGCGCGGGCTGCTGGACCTTTGCCAATTCTCTCCCTGGTGCCCCGGCTATTACAAACATCTTGGCTGCTAAAAACCTGGGTACCCCTGCCACTGCGGATCTGTTGGCCGGGATCCTATTCGGCGGGGTGATGATGTATGTGCTGAATTTTGTCTATCTTGAGTACATGGCTCGTCGCTATAACCATAATGGCGAAGGTTTTGAAATGGATGATATAGTAATCCGCGAGCTTAACGAGAAGCCTGATGAGAAATACCCTCCCGTGCTGCTGGCCTTTGTTCCCATGATCACTATTTTAGTGCTCTATAATGCGATTCACTTGCCTGTCGAGTACGCTCTTCTTGCAGGAGTGCTGTCAGCTTTCGTTCTTTTATTCCCTTATGGAGGCAGCTTGAAGGATTGGCTCAGCACCTTTAACAAAGGGGCAGGCAACACCTGTACGGTTATTCTGAACGTGTCGCTGGTGGTAGGTTTCGCTGGTGTTATGAAGAATTCTACCTTGTTCCCTCAGCTGGTAAGCTGGATCGGCTCTGTTAACATGTCTGGTTTAACCTTCGTGGCTGTTACCACTGCTACCTGCGCTGCCGCTTCGGCCTCTTCTTCTGGAGGCATGGGGGTTGCCATGTCTACTTTCGCTCAGACATACATCAACATGGGGGTCAATCTGGAAGCTGCTCACCGCGTAGCTACCATTGCTGCTTCTACGCTCGATACGTTACCTCATACCGGCGGACAGATTACCCTTCTGGGGCTCTGTCATCAAACTCATAAAGACTCATTCTCTCATATCTTTGTTACGCAGGCCATTATCCCTATTATCTGCCTGGTAGCCCTGCTTGTCTGGCACAGCATTATGGGCTAAAAGTTTTTCTGAATTCGGAGGAATTCGTTATGTCCAAACTCCTTGAAGGCGCTTACGATCTGCATGTTCATGCGGCTCCTGATGTGGTTCGACGCAAGATGGACGACATGGAACTTGCT
The window above is part of the Pyramidobacter piscolens W5455 genome. Proteins encoded here:
- the ilvD gene encoding dihydroxy-acid dehydratase; this encodes MGQWKGRDADNPQEAYWVGLMNSCGYRVKDLHKPVIGIVNSYTDVNPGHRPLKELANFVKEGIWAAGGVPAEFNVPAPCDGMAQGEGMHYILPQRDLIAGSAEAMVNAHGFDGLVFMCSCDKIVPGMLMAAASLNKPTLFLTCGSMMPWETQERAFVTPDLKESIGERAVGAISEETFTEYREKICHSCGTCSMYGTANTMGVFAEAIGVCPIDSTTMLFCSSGKYKQARDVGERIVELTREGVRFRDVVSEGSLKNGLRHIAATGGSTNAQLHVCALAKVMGIKLDIGDFDAIQRDVPCIAKFKPSSKYNIYDYYKAGGVGATLKAIERHLDRAAKMAMGGTMGDLLGRFSRAVDPAVIHSESDPLYPDGCFAVLYGNIAPGGCIVKKSGVDPEMFHHRGPAVCFESEEDLRRCMIDKSVKPGCVLVIKYEGPKGGPGMREMSIPAAMLVGMGLHKSCAMITDGRYSGATRGPCIGHITPEAWDGGPIAAVRDGDMIEIDIERRSIHLEVSDEEIARRLENVKKPDHPAKGVLAAYRSMVESVSEGCSWLYHQGAK
- a CDS encoding GntP family permease; its protein translation is MNLLLIPAFVLLFAFLAYKRWSPLLLGPTVSLLFCLAMGMPVLQTMMGPYMDSVVGFIKSNFFVFFLGAIFGAIYEMTHAAASIALWMSRMTRGKYVLPLIMTIAGVLCYGGVLGFVVYFAAYPIALQLCKESNTSRKLIPAAIGAGCWTFANSLPGAPAITNILAAKNLGTPATADLLAGILFGGVMMYVLNFVYLEYMARRYNHNGEGFEMDDIVIRELNEKPDEKYPPVLLAFVPMITILVLYNAIHLPVEYALLAGVLSAFVLLFPYGGSLKDWLSTFNKGAGNTCTVILNVSLVVGFAGVMKNSTLFPQLVSWIGSVNMSGLTFVAVTTATCAAASASSSGGMGVAMSTFAQTYINMGVNLEAAHRVATIAASTLDTLPHTGGQITLLGLCHQTHKDSFSHIFVTQAIIPIICLVALLVWHSIMG